From the Actinopolymorpha singaporensis genome, the window GCCGTACCCCTCTGTCCCTCCGTACCCCAGCGCTACCGCCCCTGTCATCGGTGCGCCGAGGGGCCACTGCGTACCACTCGGGATGCGCCACGCGAGCGGTATCGTCGACCCGGCCAGCAGCGGGATTCCCAATCGACGACCGGTGTCGACCATCGCCTGCGCATCCGGGAACGACCAGGCCAGGTGCTTGTCGGTGAAGACGGGCACGGTACGCCCGGCTCCCACCATCGTGGACACCGCCGAGTCGAACAGCCGCCGACGCGGGTAGAGCGTCTGGCCGAACTCGTTGCGCTCGTAGTCGCCGTGCTCGCCGATGATGACGACCCCGTCGACGTTGACACCGGGCCTCCCGCAGCCGATCGCCTCGGCGACGGTGGGGTAGCGGGTGACCTTGTTCCGATCGGCGATCTGCACGCCGATGTCCGGGCGGAACTCCTTCCTCACGTGGCCGCCGAGCTGCTCGAGGTACATCGAGACGACCTCGACGCGGGGGATGACGTGCTCGCCTCCCCACTGGTAGCCCTCCATCAGCCGCGTCCCGAGCACGTCGGCGTGCGAGGCTGCGAAATAGGTCGTCGCGATCAGCGCGACAGTCGGCCGTGCCATCTCAACCCTCCGCCCAAATCGGCGAGCTCCAGGCCCAGTGGCTGTTGGCTTGGCGTACCCGAAACGTGTACCAGTCGCTGGTCATGGACTCGTCCTCGATCTCGACCGTGGCGCCGCGGCCTGTGTCGGCGACCGCGCGGGAGAGCCTATACGCGGGGAAGACGAGCCCAGCCACGCAACCGCAGCGTCCGCCCGGAACTCGCCGACCGCGATAGGCGACCTCTTCCCCTTGATCGTCGCCACGACCCGGCATGCCCCCTCCGTTCCCCGGCGAACCCGACCACGATCGGGTTTCCGGTGACCGCGTACACCTGCCGGGACCGGATCGCGTCCAGTGCAGGCGGTGGAGGGTGCAGCGCGCCCCGTAGCGCCGCTGCAGTGCCGGATCGAGCACACGGGCGAGCTCGTCGTCGAGGTGATCGATGGCTTCTTGATGTACCTGCGGGTTGGTGGCCTGCATCCAGCGCCGAGGGGGTGAGGTCGGCGCGGAGTCCGACGAGCGAAGTGCCGGTCGCCGCGGGCGACTCCGCCGTTCCAGTCGACGATTCCGCTGATCTGCCCTGCCTGGTCGAAGAGCACGTTGAGCGGGGGGCAGTCGGGATGCACAAGATCGTCACCGGTGAGTTCGTCCGGTCCGTCGCGGCCGGCTTCGCGGATCCGGTCGAGCATCCGCCGGGTCCTGGTGTCGTAGTCGACGAGGAGGTCATGCCGCGGGTACTCGAGGGAGCCGCGCTGCAGCCACAGTTGCTGTGCGGGTACATCGGGACGGGCGGCGAGCGCGTGGGCGAAGTGTTCGTTCATGGCCAGCATGCCTCGACGACGGCGGCGTTGGCGACCTTCGGTGGGGTTGCCGGGAAGGCCTTCCTGCAGGACCAGCATCTTCCAGTAGCCGTCGTCGAGAGGGATCGGTTCCTGTCGTGGAACCCGGTAGGCCCCTCCTGCGCAGGGATTCCAGCACTTCGGCGGTCTGCTGCATCCGCTCCAGTGGCGCATTGGTCCTGGTGATCACGCCTTCGTGGCTGTCGGGCCAGCGCACGTAGCAGGCTCGACCGCGAGGTCCCTGCCGACCTTGAGGTTCACGTGGTGCTGGACAACGCCTCCACCCACAAGACCCCGGCGATCAAACGCTGGTTCGCCGCACACCCCAGGTTCGCCCTGCACTTCACCCCGACCAGCAGCTCCTGGCTCAACCTGGTCGAACGCTGGTTCGGCGAACTGAGACCCGCCGACCAGATCCTCGACTCCATCGCACGCTACTGCACACGCATTAACGACTCACGACACTAGGGGGCCGGTCGCACTGGCAGACTGCGATTCGCACCCCGTCCCGCACCCCAAGTGTCTCGGCGCCACCTCGACGCGATGACTCGAGACCCGCCGCTAAAGGACGATGAGCCGGCCGGCGTGCAGCCTGCACCTTTCGGGGTGCGCTTCCCACCACGCGAGGGGACTGTCTCTATCCGCCGATCTGCCTGTGGCAGCTGTCCTGAGCTTGCAGCCCTCCTGGTAGCGCCGCACCAGTTCCACCGCGGAACGCATCCCGGGTAACACCGCTGGACAGCGGCTGATCCCAACGTTGCCGTCTTCTCGTCGTCGACAGTCGTCCTGACAGGACGCTTCCAGAGCTCCTCCTACGCTGATTTCTTGGCATTTGATTTCGGAGCTGGCCACTGATGGCCGACCCCGGCCGCATCATTGACAGCTCAGTCCGACGAACCTAGCTTCTCGGGAAATCGATTACTCGGTGCGAGGAGACTGGTAATGAATCGACTTCCTCCCCCTCCCGGCCGACCGAGCTATTCTCGGCGCAAATTCCTCGGCCGTGTTGGTGGTGCCGCCCTCGTGCCGGCGTTCGGTTCGGTCCTGGCCGGCTGCGGTGGGGAGGGCGATACCGGGCCGGGAGGTGCCACCTCCGGCACGGTTACCTTCGTCTATTACGGCGATGCGGAGTCGCAGAAGGCCTACGACAAGCTCTTCACAAAGTTCCGCGCGAAGTATCCGGACATCACCCTGAAGGCTCAGGGCATCGCCGCAGACTCGTGGGCCGGCTTCGCCAACACGGTGGCCACGCGGCTAGCCGGTGGCCAGTCGCTCGACGTGGTACAGATCGCGACCGAGGGTCAGCGGATCTTCGCCTCGAAACAGCTACTTGAGCCGCTGGATCCTTATATCAATAAGGACAAGGCGGCAGTAGACGCCTACTACGCCGACACGCCGCCCAACCTGCGGAAGTGGCTGAAGGAGTACGCCTCACCCGACGGCAAGACCTATTTCATGCCGGGCGGGTACAACACAATGGCGATGTATCTGAACACCGAACTCTTCGGCAAGGCCGGGCTGGACATCCCTCAGGCATGGACCTGGGAGGAGTTCCGGGCGGCCGGCAAGACTATCAAGGAGAAGACCGGCGCATTCCTCACCGTGGCCGGGTCGGGCTACTTCACCGACGTGATGACCTGGCTGACCAACAATGACACCTCGACGCTCAGCGCGGATTGGAAGACCGCGCAGTACGACTCGCCCGCCGCGGTCGAGGCGCTGACGTTCGCCCGGTCGCTGGTCGTCGACGGCCTGGCTCCCAAACCTGGCGGCAACCTCGAGGCACCAACGCTAATGGCTCAGGGCAAGCTGGCCACGTTCGGCGGCGGACGGTGGCCGACCAATGACCTTCGCCGGGTCAAGTTCGTAGACAAAGTGAGGCTGGTCCGCTGGCCGAAGAACGCCGGCGTTGGTTCCCCGGTCGGTTGGGACGCTTGGCCGATCTTGAAGCAGTCGAAGAACAAGGACGCGGCCTGGACCCTGATCAAGTACCTGATCTCGGAGCAGTTCGGCGACGCAATCACCATCGGCGGCGGTGGCGCCGTTCCGGCCCGGATCTCCGACGCGACCGGTGCGGAGTTCCTCAAGGACGCGCCGCAGAACACCGAGTTGCTGGTCGAGCTGCTTAAGGACGCGACGCCGATCCCGGGGCCGGATCGCGGCGCGGAGTGTCAGAAGGTGATCGAGGAGGCCTGGCTGCAGGGGATCAGCGGCACCAAGGAACCGCGGGCTGCACTGACCGAGGCCAACAAGAAGCTGCAGGACCTGTTGAAATGACCGTGGCAACCGACGTCGCGGTGCGCGATCGCCACGATACCGGGCGAGCAGGCCGCCCGGCCGGGAGCGGCCGGGCGAACCCATTGGCGGGCTGGCTCTTCCTGTCCCCGTCCCTGCTGCTGTTCGCCGTGTTCATCCTCGGCCCCTTCATGGTCGGGCTCGGCATGTCGCTGTTCTCCTACGACCTCCTGACCCCGCCGAAGTTCGTTGGCCTGGACAATTTCCGCCGGGTTGTAGAGGACGGCCTTCTGCTGCACTCGCTGCGCAACACCTTCGTCTTCGCGTTCGCCTCCATGGTCACCCACCTCGCCGGCGGTCTGCTCCTCGCGATCGCGGTCAACCGCGGCATCAACAAGGTGCTTTCCTACTTCGTCCGGACGGCGGTGTTCTTCCCCTTCCTGATTTCCTGGGCGGCAGTCGCGCTGCTGTGGAAGTACGTGCTCGACCCGACGTTCGGCATCTTCAGCTACTACCTCAAGGAGCTGAGTATCGATCCGCCGGGCTGGTTCACCGATCCGGCCTGGGCGCTGCCGTCGATCATCGGTATCGACTTCTGGCACACCATCGGCTACACGTTCCTGATCATGCTGGCCGGGCTGCAGACGGTGCCGTCGGAGATGGTCGAGGCGGCCCGCTGCGATGGGGCGAACCGATTCCAGACGTTCTTCCACATCACCTTGCCGATGATGTCGCCGACCATGTTCTTCGCCTCGGTGATCACCTTCATTGGCGCGTTCCAGATCTTCGACCCGATCCAGATCATCACCCGCGGCGGGCCCAATGATTCCACTATCTCCGTGGTCATGTACCTGTACCAGACGACCTTCCAGGCATTCCAGGTCGGCTATGGGTCGACCATCGCACTGGCCGTGTTCGTGGTGATCATGGGGGTCACGCTGCTCCAGTTCTGGGGCTCGCGGAAGTGGGTGCACAACGCATGAGCACGACCGAACCGCACCTCTCACGGGCCCGCTACCACCGGCGGCGTCCGGTCCGGGCCGGCCGGCTGCTGATCAGTGTGGTCCTGGGGGTGATCGGTGTGCTGATGGTGGCGCCACTGGTCTGGATGATCTCCACGAGCCTGACCGAGCCGGCCGAGGCTTTCCAGCTGCCGCCGCGGTGGCTGCCGGTCCCGTTCAGCCTCCAGAGCTTCACAGACATGGCTGGCCTGATGCCGATCGGCCGAATGGCGCTGAACAGCCTGATCGTTGCCGTGATCAGCGTGGCCGGTTCGCTGCTCACCGCCTCGCTGGCCGCGTACTCGTTCTCCCGGATCGAGTTCCGCGGCCGCAACCAGGTGTTCCTGCTGTTGCTCAGCGCGCTGATGGTGCCGGGTCAGCTGACGATCATTCCGATCTTCATCCTGATGCGTCGGCTGGAGCTGGTCGACACCCTGGCGGCGCTGTGGCTGCCAGCGTTGATCAACGTGTTCGCGATCTTCTTCCTGCGCCAGTACTTCAACACGATCCCGCGAGAGCTGGACGAGGCCGCCCGGATCGACGGCGCCGGGCACCTGCGGATCCTGTTCCAGATCATGATTCCGCTGGCAGGCCCGGCGCTTTCGGCGCTGGCCATCCTGGGATTCGAGTCCTCCTGGAACAACTACTTCGGCCCGCTGATCTTCCTCTCCACACCGGAGAAGATGACGTTGCCCATCGGTCTGGTCACCCTCTCGGCTGGGCAGGGCGGCGGGCCGGCCGGCGTGGTCTTCGCCGGGATCACGATCGTCGTAGTGCCGACGCTGATTGTCTTCATCGCGTTCCAGCGCGCATTCATCGAAAGCGTCGCCTCGGTCGGGATCCGCGGATGACCATGGAATCGCGGGGATGGCCAGTGCTGGACGACGCACCCAGACGGCATCCGGATCCGCTCCGCCGGGCCGCCATGCTGCTGTGGCCTAACCTGCCGGTGCTGCTCGCGGGCTCCGGCCTGGCGGTGCTGCCGCTCGGCCTGGCCCGTGTGCTGGCACCGGTGCTCGGGATTGTCGGTACGACGATGCTTAGCGTCGCCTTCCTGCTCGCCGTGGCGCCACTGCTGCAGACCGCGATGGTGCTGCTGGCCGGTGATCACCGAGGCATCGGCGACCTGGCTCGCGGGCTCAATCGGGACCTCAGAGCGGCCCTGCCGATGGTCGCGCTGCCGGCAGGGGCAGCTGTGCTGACCGTTGCGGCGGTCGAGACCTGGACGGTCTACGGGCAACTCTGGGCGGTCGGTTCGGCGGCCGCCTGCGCAGCGGTGACCGTGATCGCGACGGCGATCATGATCGTCGCGCTGCCGTATCGGCTGCATGCTGATCAGCTACCTGGGGGCTGCCCGGCCCGGGAGGCCTGGCTGGTCGGCCTGTACGCGGCCACCCGGCGTCCGGTGCCGGTGCTCGGCACGCTTTGCGCGGTCGGCCTGTTCGGCTCGGTCCTACCGTTGGTCAGCCTGGCGCTCGGCTTCCTCGGACTCGGCCCGCTCGCGCTGCTTTGGGCTGCGGCTGCCACCGCCACCCTCGACCACGGCCGGGCCCTCCTCGACCGCCTCACCAATTCATCCCAAGTAGTTTGAGACAGGACGACCATGACTGCTGCTGACTGGCCGGTGCTCCGCTCCTACGACGCCGCTCACTTGGACCGCATCGCGCTGCCGCTCGGTGGCATCGGCACCGGCACGATCTGCCTTGGCGGCCGGGGCGACCTGCGCGACTTCGAACTCGGCAACCGTCCCGCCAAAGGGTTCCGACCCGACGTGATGTTCGTCGCTGTCCGGGCTGCCACCGGGAACGGCCACGTGGAGACGCTAGTGGTCGAGGGACCGCTGCCAGTCGAGGAGTACGAGGGCGCGTTCGGCTCGCCGGCACCCAACCACGGTCTGCCCCGCTTCGCCGAGTGCGGGTTCGATACGGCCTACCCGTTCGGCCAGGTCCGGTTGCGCGACAAAGCGTTCCCGCTCGAGGTCACAGTGCAGGGCTTCAACCCGCTGGTGTTCGGCGACACCGCGATCAGCAGCCTTCCCGTGGCAGTGTTGCGCTACCGGCTGCACAACCGAGGTGACGAACCGGTGCACACCACCATCGCCATGTCGATGAGCAACCTCGTGGGAGCTAACGGGACCGCGGACGAGACCGGCCACAACCAGAACACCAAGCGTGAATCCGGGGCACTACACGGCATCACAATGACGGCTCAAGCCCTGCCTGACGACGCAGAGGCCGCAGGCGAGCTGACGATGGCGATGATCGCGCCCTCCGACGCCAATGTCAGCCACCGCACACGGTGGGCAGACCTGAGCTGGGGCGGCTCGCTACTGGACTTCTGGGACGACCTGACCGACGACGGCGTGCTGGGGGAGCGGGAGTCGCAGATCGAGCGTCCGGTGGCGTCGTTGGCCGCGATGCTGGACGTGCCCGGCGGGGGGACGGCCGATGTCACGTACCTGCTCACCTGGAACTTCCCGAACCGCCGCGCCTGGAGCGGTTCCGGAACGCACCTGGGCGAGTACGGCGACACCGTGATCGGCAACGCCTACTCCGTCGCTCATCGGGATTCGTGGGCGACCGCCGTCTTGGTGGCCGAGCGGCTCCCCGAGCTCGAAGGCGTGACGCTTGACGCGATTCGCGCAGTGGTCGACACCGACGCGCCGGTGACATTGCGGGAGGCGGCTCTGTTCAATCTCAGCACGTTGCGCAGCCCGACGGTGTTCCAGTCCGCTGCCGGGGACTACTACGGCTGGGAGGGTGTCGGCGACCGGGCCGGCAGCTGCCACGGCACGTGCACTCACGTGTGGGGATATGAATTCGCGACGTCGCTGCTGTTCGCGCCCGTCGCGCGGTCGTTTCGGACCACACAGTACGCGCGTTGCACCGACGAGTCGGGCCTGATGAGCTTCCGCGCGGGCCTGCCGGTGGAGGACTCACGGGTTTGGCGACTGGCTGCAGCGGACGGCCAGATGGCGTGTCTGGTCCACCTCTACCTCGACTGGAAGCTGAGCGGAGACCGCGACCTGCTTCGTTCGTTGTGGCCGGCAGCACGCCGAAGCCTGGAGTTCTGCTGGATACCCGGCGGTTGGGACGCCGACCAAGACGGCGTCATGGAAGGCGTCCAGCACAACACCATGGACGTGGAGTACTACGGGCCGAATCCTCAAATGGGGTCGTGGTACCTTGCGGCGCTGCGAGCGGCGGAGGAGATGGCCCATGCCGTCGGGGAATCCGACTTCGCCGAGCGCTGCCACGCGTTGTTCGAGAACGGCTCGGCCTGGCTGGACGGGAACCTCTTCAACGGCGACTTCTACCGGCACGAGGTGCGCCCGGTCGCAGACGCCGACAAGATCGCCGAAGGCCTTCGGCACCACAGTATGGGGTCTGCCAACACCGTCGACCCGGACCTGCAGCTGGCTGACGGATGCCTGGTCGACCAGCTCGTGGGTCAGTACGCCGCGACGCTGACCGGCCTCGGAGCACTCCTGGACGACGAGCACGTTCGCTCGGCGCTGCTCGCCGTCCACAAGCGGAACTTCCGCCGCGGGTTCGCACACCACTTCAACCCCATGCGCAGCTTCGTCCTCGCAGACGAGGCGGCTGTGTTGATGTGCACCTACGACGACGACAAGCGTCCGGTGCGACCGTTCCCGTACTTCGGTGAGGTGATGACAGGATTCGAGTACACCTTGGCCAGCGGCCTCCTGCAGGTTGGCGAAACCGACCGGGCCATGGAGATCATCGACGCGATCCGGTCGCGGTACGACGGACGCAGGCGTAACCCGTTCGACGAGGCTGAATGCGGGCACCACTATGCGCGGGCCATGGCCAGTTGGTCAGCGTTCACGACCTGGAACGCCATCAGCTACTCCGGCGTCAACCAGGTCCTGACGGTGGGGGAGCGGCGCGCATACGGGCCGGCGTTCTGGTCGACAGGTTCGGCCTTCGGCACCTGGGAGCCGAGCACCAGCGACGGACCAGGCCGGCTGCGGGTGACAGGAGGCGACCTGCCCTTGAAGGCGCTGGAGGTCGCCGGCCGTACGTACCAACCGCCCAAGGCGGTGCTGCGCGCTGGGGAGGTTTGGAAGGTCACCTGAGCAAGGTCGGGTGGACCAGTATGGACCTTGATGAGGGCTCTGGTACCGCCAGAGGTCGTCGGCCGATCACACCGCCACGCATGCCTCGTCTTGTCGATGTCGCCGAGGCGGCCCAGGTGTCGGTCGCCACCGTGTCCAGGGCCCTCAACAACACTCGTTCGGTAGATCCGGCGCTGGCCGATCGAGTGCGAACTGCAGCCGCGGAACTCGGCTACCAGCCGAACGCGATTGCAAGGAACCTCAGGCGGCGTGGCACACGGGTGTGGGCACTGGTCATCCCAAACATCGACAACCCTTTCTATACGGCACTCGCCCGCGGAGTGGAGGAAGCCGCCTCCGAACTCGGCTTCTCCGTCCTGCTCTACAACACTGACGAGGACGAGGGACGCGAACACCGCTACCTCGACGTGGCCGGGCAGGAACGTG encodes:
- a CDS encoding ABC transporter substrate-binding protein, whose amino-acid sequence is MNRLPPPPGRPSYSRRKFLGRVGGAALVPAFGSVLAGCGGEGDTGPGGATSGTVTFVYYGDAESQKAYDKLFTKFRAKYPDITLKAQGIAADSWAGFANTVATRLAGGQSLDVVQIATEGQRIFASKQLLEPLDPYINKDKAAVDAYYADTPPNLRKWLKEYASPDGKTYFMPGGYNTMAMYLNTELFGKAGLDIPQAWTWEEFRAAGKTIKEKTGAFLTVAGSGYFTDVMTWLTNNDTSTLSADWKTAQYDSPAAVEALTFARSLVVDGLAPKPGGNLEAPTLMAQGKLATFGGGRWPTNDLRRVKFVDKVRLVRWPKNAGVGSPVGWDAWPILKQSKNKDAAWTLIKYLISEQFGDAITIGGGGAVPARISDATGAEFLKDAPQNTELLVELLKDATPIPGPDRGAECQKVIEEAWLQGISGTKEPRAALTEANKKLQDLLK
- a CDS encoding carbohydrate ABC transporter permease codes for the protein MATDVAVRDRHDTGRAGRPAGSGRANPLAGWLFLSPSLLLFAVFILGPFMVGLGMSLFSYDLLTPPKFVGLDNFRRVVEDGLLLHSLRNTFVFAFASMVTHLAGGLLLAIAVNRGINKVLSYFVRTAVFFPFLISWAAVALLWKYVLDPTFGIFSYYLKELSIDPPGWFTDPAWALPSIIGIDFWHTIGYTFLIMLAGLQTVPSEMVEAARCDGANRFQTFFHITLPMMSPTMFFASVITFIGAFQIFDPIQIITRGGPNDSTISVVMYLYQTTFQAFQVGYGSTIALAVFVVIMGVTLLQFWGSRKWVHNA
- a CDS encoding carbohydrate ABC transporter permease, which gives rise to MSTTEPHLSRARYHRRRPVRAGRLLISVVLGVIGVLMVAPLVWMISTSLTEPAEAFQLPPRWLPVPFSLQSFTDMAGLMPIGRMALNSLIVAVISVAGSLLTASLAAYSFSRIEFRGRNQVFLLLLSALMVPGQLTIIPIFILMRRLELVDTLAALWLPALINVFAIFFLRQYFNTIPRELDEAARIDGAGHLRILFQIMIPLAGPALSALAILGFESSWNNYFGPLIFLSTPEKMTLPIGLVTLSAGQGGGPAGVVFAGITIVVVPTLIVFIAFQRAFIESVASVGIRG
- a CDS encoding GH116 family glycosyl-hydrolase produces the protein MTAADWPVLRSYDAAHLDRIALPLGGIGTGTICLGGRGDLRDFELGNRPAKGFRPDVMFVAVRAATGNGHVETLVVEGPLPVEEYEGAFGSPAPNHGLPRFAECGFDTAYPFGQVRLRDKAFPLEVTVQGFNPLVFGDTAISSLPVAVLRYRLHNRGDEPVHTTIAMSMSNLVGANGTADETGHNQNTKRESGALHGITMTAQALPDDAEAAGELTMAMIAPSDANVSHRTRWADLSWGGSLLDFWDDLTDDGVLGERESQIERPVASLAAMLDVPGGGTADVTYLLTWNFPNRRAWSGSGTHLGEYGDTVIGNAYSVAHRDSWATAVLVAERLPELEGVTLDAIRAVVDTDAPVTLREAALFNLSTLRSPTVFQSAAGDYYGWEGVGDRAGSCHGTCTHVWGYEFATSLLFAPVARSFRTTQYARCTDESGLMSFRAGLPVEDSRVWRLAAADGQMACLVHLYLDWKLSGDRDLLRSLWPAARRSLEFCWIPGGWDADQDGVMEGVQHNTMDVEYYGPNPQMGSWYLAALRAAEEMAHAVGESDFAERCHALFENGSAWLDGNLFNGDFYRHEVRPVADADKIAEGLRHHSMGSANTVDPDLQLADGCLVDQLVGQYAATLTGLGALLDDEHVRSALLAVHKRNFRRGFAHHFNPMRSFVLADEAAVLMCTYDDDKRPVRPFPYFGEVMTGFEYTLASGLLQVGETDRAMEIIDAIRSRYDGRRRNPFDEAECGHHYARAMASWSAFTTWNAISYSGVNQVLTVGERRAYGPAFWSTGSAFGTWEPSTSDGPGRLRVTGGDLPLKALEVAGRTYQPPKAVLRAGEVWKVT